The following coding sequences are from one Acipenser ruthenus chromosome 7, fAciRut3.2 maternal haplotype, whole genome shotgun sequence window:
- the slka gene encoding STE20-like serine/threonine-protein kinase isoform X4 has product MSFFNFRKIFKLGGEKKKKQYEHVNRDVNPEDFWEIIGELGDGAFGKVYKAQNKQTGTLAAAKVIDTKTEEELEDYMIEIDILASCDHQHIVKLLDAFYYESKLWILIEFCAGGAVDAVMLELERPLTEPQIRVVCKQTLEALCYLHDIKVIHRDLKAGNILLSIDGDIKLADFGVSAKNTKTLQRRDSFIGTPYWMAPEVVMCETSKDRPYDYKADIWSLGVTLIELAEIEPPHHELNPMRVLLKIAKAEPPTLSQPSKWSAEFKDFLRKALDKNLDNRWNANQLLQHPFVTSVVDNKPLRELIAEAKAEVTEEIEEGKEEEDDEEHDPQLLVPGHKRAPSDASIASSEDEKLSQSASILESVSEKIEPDRTEDKASDKLSDEGISTSEADKTEDEKLNENNISDTSIEDLSREELLAEAEEMATAEGEEELIAKLPSASQEEKAEMNTVADTEEETKQNKEEKTIKVKQVPEITTEEEKDISEPKEDGKGENSQKDADSEGIKAAECVEEPTVKPAQEAKENENKDFEVEGCKAIDVNAQIDINKGESPQEVTPERGQVAVESCTEQVQKDKVSNIEHPQEPSVDAPEQAHKEAADEAGKEIQSITAVQNETEIPESTVAVASSITADREKDEDKAAIPEEAKSAAIPSVDEVKASAESSEKMKTPKQLEPEKVKEKDKDSDSGSSSAADNNSVDLNLSISSFLTKNKEGSISLQETRRQKKTLKKTRKFMVDGVEVSVTTSKIVTDNDTKNEEMRFLRRQELRELRLLQKEEQKAQQQLSNKLQQQREQIFRRFEQEMTSKKRQYDQEIENLEKQQKQTIERLEQDHTNRLRDEAKRIKVEQEKELSKFQNMLKNRKKEEQEFLQKQQQELDSALKKIIQQHKLEIATIERDCLNHKQQLMRAREAAIWELEERHLQEKHQLLKQQLKDQYFMQRHQLLKRHEKEMEQMHRYNQRLIEDLKSRQTQERGRLPKIQRSEAKTRMAMFKKSLRIASSGSPEQDREKIKQFATQEEKRLKNERLQQHQKHENQMRDLQLQCDTNIRELQQLQNEKCHLLIEHETQKLKELDEEHSQELKDWREMLRPRKKALEEEFARKLQEQEVFFKMSGESECLNPSAQSRISKFYPIPSQHST; this is encoded by the exons gCCCAGAATAAACAAACTGGGACCCTTGCTGCTGCAAAGGTGATTGATACAAAGACAGAAGAGGAGCTTGAAGACTACATGATAGAAATTGATATTCTAGCATCATGTGACCATCAGCACATAGTAAAACTACTGGATGCCTTCTACTACGAAAGTAAACTATGG ATCCTGATCGAGTTCTGTGCAGGAGGAGCTGTAGATGCAGTGATGTTGG AGCTGGAGAGGCCTCTAACAGAGCCACAGATCCGGGTGGTTTGTAAACAGACTTTGGAAGCATTGTGTTACCTCCATGATATCAAGGTCATTCACAGAGATCTAAAGGCTGGGAATATTCTTCTTTCAATAGACGGAGATATTAAACTTG cTGACTTCGGAGTATCTGCTAAGAATACTAAAACGCTGCAGAGAAGAGACTCCTTTATTGGAACACCATATTG GATGGCTCCAGAAGTGGTAATGTGCGAGACTTCCAAAGACAGGCCATACGATTACAAAGCTGATATTTGGTCATTAGGTGTCACATTAATTGAATTGGCAGAGATAGAACCCCCTCATCATGAGCTTAATCCAATGAGAGTTTTGCTGAAAATAGCTAAGGCGGAGCCTCCTACTCTGTCACAGCCATCTAAATG GTCTGCAGAGTTCAAGGATTTTCTTAGGAAAGCTTTAGATAAGAATTTAGACAACAGATGGAACGCCAATCAGCTGTTACAg CATCCATTTGTGACAAGTGTTGTTGACAACAAGCCACTTCGAGAGCTGATAGCAGAGGCTAAAGCAGAGGTGACAGAGGAGATTGAGGAGGGTAAAGAAGAGGAGGATGACGAAGAACATGATCCACAGCTA CTTGTGCCTGGACACAAACGCGCACCATCAGATGCCAGCATTGCGAGTTCAGAGGATGAGAAGCTCTCGCAGTCTGCTTCAATTCTGGAGTCTGTGTCTGAGAAAATTGAGCCTGACCGTACAGAGGACAAAGCCAGTGACAAACTCTCAGATGAGGGTATAAGCACCAGTGAAGCTGATAAGACGGAGGATGAAAAATTGAATGAGAACAACATTTCAGACACCAGTATTGAAGATTTGAGCAGGGAAGAGCTCCTGGCTGAGGCAGAAGAAATGGCAACTGCTGAAGGAGAAGAAGAGCTTATTGCTAAGCTACCCAGTGCTTCACAGGAAGAAAAAGCTGAGATGAACACTGTGGCAGATACTGAAGAGGagaccaaacaaaacaaagaagagaAAACAATTAAGGTAAAGCAAGTACCAGAAATCACAACTGAAGAAGAAAAAGATATTTCAGAACCTAAAGAAGATGGCAAAGGTGAAAATAGTCAGAAAGATGCAGATTCTGAAGGAATTAAAGCAGCTGAATGTGTGGAAGAACCTACTGTAAAACCAGCACAAGAAGCTAAGGAAAATGAAAATAAGGATTTTGAGGTAGAGGGCTGTAAAGCCATTGATGTGAATGCACAGATAGATATAAATAAAGGAGAATCACCACAAGAAGTAACCCCTGAGAGGGGGCAAGTGGCAGTTGAGAGTTGCACTGAACAGGTGCAAAAAGACAAGGTTAGCAACATTGAACATCCTCAGGAGCCTTCTGTGGATGCACCAGAGCAAGCCCACAAAGAGGCTGCTGATGAGGCAGGCAAAGAAATCCAAAGTATTACAGCTgtacaaaatgaaacagaaatcCCAGAGAGCACAGTCGCCGTAGCTTCCAGTATCACTGCTGACAGAGAAAAGGATGAAGACAAGGCAGCCATACCAGAGGAAGCAAAATCAGCAGCCATTCCCAGTGTCGATGAAGTTAAGGCCAGTGCAGAAAGCTCTGAGAAAATGAAAACTCCAAAGCAGCTTGAGCCTGAGAAAGTTAAAGAAAAGGACAAAGATTCAGACTCCGGCAGCAGCTCTGCTGCTGATAATAACAGTGTTGATCTTAACTTGTCCATCTCAAGCTTTCTAACCAAAAACAAGGAGGGATCCATTTCTCTTCAG gaAACCAGAAGACAGAAGAAAACGTTGAAGAAGACACGTAAATTTATGGTTGATGGGGTAGAAGTTAGTGTGACAACATCAAAAATAGTCACTGATAATGATACAAAGAATGAAGAAATGAGATTTTTAAG ACGTCAGGAGCTGCGGGAGTTGAGATTGCTTCAGAAAGAAGAACAGAAGGCCCAACAGCAGCTGAGCAACAAACTGCAGCAGCAGCGTGAGCAGATATTCCGGCGCTTTGAACAGGAGATGACG agTAAGAAACGTCAGTATGACCAGGAAATCGAAAACCTAGAGAAACAACAGAAACAGACGATTGAGCGACTGGAACAAGATCATACAAATCGGCTGCGGGATGAAGCAAAACGCATCAAAGTAGAACAAGAGAAGGAACTGTCCAAATTCCAGAACATGCTGAAAaaccgcaaaaaggag GAACAGGAGTTTTTGCAGAAACAGCAACAGGAACTGGATTCGGCCCTGAAGAAAATCATACAGCAGCACAAGCTTGAGATTGCCACCATTGAGCGGGACTGCTTGAACCACAAACAGCAGCTTATGAGAG CACGAGAAGCAGCAATATGGGAGCTGGAAGAGCGCCATCTGCAGGAGAAACACCAACTCCTGAAACAGCAGCTGAAAGACCAATACTTTATGCAGAGACACCAGTTGCTAAAGAGGCATGAAAAG gaAATGGAGCAAATGCATAGGTATAACCAACGATTGATTGAGGACCTAAAGAGCAGGCAGACTCAAGAAAGAGGCAGGCTGCCAAAAATCCAGCGCAGTGAAGCCAAGACCCGCATGGCAATGTTCAAGAAGAGCCTTCGAATCGCATCATCTGGATCGCCAGAGCAGGACAGGGAGAAAATCAAACAG TTTGCTACTCAGGAGGAGAAGAGGCTGAAGAATGAGAGGCTGCAGCAGCATCAGAAACATGAGAACCAGATGAGGGATCTTCAACTACAGTGTGACACTAACATTAGAGAACTGCAGCAGCTGCAG aatgAGAAGTGCCATCTGCTGATTGAACATGAAACACAGAAGCTTAAAGAACTTGATGAGGAGCACAGTCAGGAGCTGAAAGACTGGAGAGAGATGCTCCGTCCAAGGAAGAAG GCTTTGGAAGAAGAATTTGCAAGAAAGCTGCAAGAACAAGAAGTGTTTTTCAAGATGAGTGGAGAGTCAGAATGCCTTAACCCGTCAGCACAAAGCCGGATTTCTAAATTCTACCCCATTCCCAGCCAGCACTCCACATGA